From Pirellulales bacterium, one genomic window encodes:
- a CDS encoding alpha/beta hydrolase: protein MTADHESLSDATREWLAVGRHENIAGHRIFVVEQGPDNPRPPEKRAAVVLLHGFPTSCYDWHGVMRLVRRQFRVFAADFLGFGLSDKPAAYGYSLFPQADLLEELLQRLDVPAAHVVSHDMGTSVHCELLARQAEERLTFHVERSTFLNGSMLQWLAKITPLQELLANNASLPQAIEFCRTALPGMYVAALRGLMRRPEAITERDAQVMDELLRYQEGYLRLPALAGYMRERYLYADRWVGVLEKTTSPLQFVWADGDPIAHVEMGRELARRCPQAAYHELPDLGHFLLIEDPVAVAERIEQFSLK, encoded by the coding sequence ATGACAGCCGATCACGAATCGCTCTCAGATGCCACGCGCGAGTGGCTGGCCGTCGGTCGCCATGAAAACATTGCGGGCCATCGCATCTTTGTCGTTGAGCAGGGGCCGGACAATCCTCGGCCGCCCGAGAAACGTGCCGCTGTGGTTCTCCTGCACGGGTTCCCGACGTCTTGCTACGACTGGCATGGTGTCATGCGATTGGTGCGGCGGCAGTTTCGTGTCTTCGCCGCGGATTTTCTAGGGTTTGGGTTGTCAGACAAGCCCGCTGCGTATGGCTACTCCCTCTTTCCGCAGGCTGATCTGCTGGAGGAATTGCTGCAGCGCTTGGACGTGCCAGCCGCGCATGTCGTGAGCCACGACATGGGGACCAGCGTGCATTGCGAATTGTTGGCTCGACAAGCCGAGGAGAGATTGACCTTCCACGTCGAGCGATCGACATTTCTTAACGGTAGCATGCTGCAATGGCTCGCCAAAATCACGCCACTGCAGGAACTATTGGCGAATAATGCTTCGCTGCCGCAGGCCATCGAATTCTGCCGCACTGCGCTACCGGGTATGTACGTGGCTGCATTGCGAGGCTTAATGCGGCGCCCCGAGGCAATCACCGAACGTGATGCGCAAGTGATGGACGAGTTGTTGCGCTATCAGGAGGGGTATTTGCGGCTGCCAGCGCTGGCCGGGTACATGCGCGAACGATATCTCTACGCGGATCGTTGGGTGGGGGTGCTAGAGAAGACCACTTCCCCGCTTCAGTTTGTTTGGGCCGATGGCGACCCGATTGCACATGTAGAGATGGGGCGCGAACTGGCGCGGCGCTGCCCACAAGCGGCTTACCACGAACTGCCGGACTTGGGCCACTTTTTATTGATCGAAGATCCCGTTGCCGTGGCTGAAAGGATCGAGCAGTTCAGCCTGAAATAG